In Sphingobium amiense, a genomic segment contains:
- a CDS encoding TadE/TadG family type IV pilus assembly protein — protein sequence MPLPTLCRFRAFCQSQRGNALMIFAFALGPMVMGTGMVIDYSQAARLQSKMNAIADAAALSSVTKPMMRVSASTARQQAINLFKGQAASLNGLVFDPNTQLTVTVTDNAGATINRQTTVTYSATSKNYFGGILGLQAIAIGGTSSSRSADAPNIDFYLLVDSSPSMAIPATTAGIAAMINATKSQGGGAGCAFACHQTSTTTSDPGGTKKVNGVYVDNYYIAKTDLNLKLRMDLVQEAVADLTDVATATAAENKAKYRFAMSNFDISYKSVLAAPTTPSTAKSSASSLQLLTVCRNNQAVCGVNDNDQHTNFTAAFTGALANLPLVPGSGSNQPGDTPQAILFLITDGMRDESSGGRKLGPIPTAQCTQIKSRGIRIAVLYTEYLYEAANDSWSISNVRNPYLAAPEKISPALASCASPDLFYKVTTGDDISASLAALFQKAVSTARLTQ from the coding sequence ATGCCCCTCCCCACCCTCTGCCGCTTCCGCGCCTTCTGCCAGAGCCAGCGCGGCAACGCGCTGATGATCTTCGCCTTCGCGCTGGGGCCGATGGTGATGGGGACCGGCATGGTGATCGACTATTCGCAGGCCGCGCGCCTGCAAAGCAAGATGAACGCCATCGCGGACGCCGCCGCCCTCTCGTCCGTGACCAAGCCGATGATGCGCGTCAGCGCCAGCACCGCGCGGCAGCAGGCGATCAACCTGTTCAAGGGGCAGGCGGCGTCACTCAACGGGCTGGTGTTCGATCCCAACACCCAGTTGACCGTCACCGTCACGGACAATGCCGGCGCCACGATCAACCGCCAGACCACCGTCACCTACAGCGCCACATCGAAAAATTATTTCGGCGGCATATTGGGTCTGCAGGCCATCGCCATCGGCGGCACATCCTCGTCCCGCTCGGCGGACGCGCCCAATATCGACTTCTATCTGCTGGTCGACAGTTCGCCCTCCATGGCCATTCCCGCGACCACCGCCGGGATCGCGGCGATGATCAATGCGACCAAATCGCAGGGCGGCGGCGCGGGCTGCGCCTTCGCCTGCCATCAGACCAGCACGACGACCTCCGATCCGGGCGGCACCAAGAAGGTGAACGGGGTCTATGTCGATAATTATTATATCGCCAAGACCGACCTGAACCTGAAACTGCGCATGGATCTGGTGCAGGAAGCGGTGGCGGACCTGACCGACGTGGCGACAGCGACCGCCGCGGAAAACAAGGCGAAGTACCGCTTCGCCATGTCGAATTTCGACATTTCCTATAAATCGGTGCTGGCCGCTCCGACCACCCCGTCCACCGCCAAGAGCAGCGCGTCGAGCCTTCAGTTGCTGACGGTCTGCCGCAACAATCAGGCGGTCTGCGGCGTCAACGACAACGACCAGCACACCAACTTCACCGCCGCCTTCACTGGCGCGCTCGCCAACCTGCCGCTGGTGCCGGGCAGCGGCTCGAACCAGCCGGGCGACACGCCGCAGGCGATCCTGTTCCTGATCACAGACGGGATGCGCGACGAAAGTTCGGGCGGGCGCAAGCTGGGACCGATCCCGACCGCGCAATGCACCCAGATCAAGAGCCGCGGCATCCGCATCGCCGTGCTCTACACCGAATATCTCTATGAAGCGGCGAACGACAGTTGGTCCATCTCCAACGTGCGCAATCCCTACCTCGCCGCGCCGGAAAAGATCAGCCCCGCGCTGGCAAGCTGCGCATCGCCCGACCTGTTCTACAAGGTGACGACGGGCGACGACATCTCCGCCTCGCTCGCCGCCCTGTTCCAGAAAGCGGTATCGACGGCGCGCCTGACCCAGTAA
- a CDS encoding pyruvate dehydrogenase complex E1 component subunit beta codes for MGIAIKMPALSPTMEEGTLAKWLVKEGDEVKSGDILAEIETDKATMEFEAVDEGKIGKIMIPEGSEGVKVGTVIAEMAGEGGEAAAPAPKAEESTPPAKSEAAPEAPKKAESGTSKLAAETKASVRDPAIPDGTDYAKTTVREALRDAMAEEMRKDPRVFVMGEEVAEYQGAYKVTQGLLEEFGPKRVIDTPITEYGFAGIGTGAAMGGLRPVIEFMTFNFAMQAIDHIINSAAKTNYMSGGQMRCPIVFRGPNGAASRVGAQHSQNYGPWYASVPGLIVIAPYDAADAKGLLKAAIRSEDPVVFLENELVYGRSFDVPQVDDYVLPIGKARIVREGADVTLVSYSIGVGVALEAAETLAGEGIDAEVIDLRTLRPLDTDTVLESLKKTNRIVVVEEGWPTCSIASEIAAVVMEKGFDDLDAPVLRVTNEDVPLPYAANLEKAALIDAARVVEAAKKVSYK; via the coding sequence ATGGGTATCGCAATCAAGATGCCGGCGCTCTCGCCGACGATGGAAGAGGGCACGCTGGCCAAATGGCTGGTGAAGGAAGGCGACGAAGTGAAATCGGGCGACATCCTCGCCGAGATCGAGACTGACAAGGCGACGATGGAATTCGAGGCGGTCGATGAGGGCAAGATCGGCAAGATCATGATCCCCGAAGGATCGGAGGGCGTGAAGGTCGGCACCGTCATCGCCGAAATGGCGGGCGAGGGTGGCGAGGCCGCTGCCCCTGCTCCCAAGGCCGAGGAAAGCACGCCGCCCGCGAAATCCGAAGCCGCGCCCGAAGCGCCCAAGAAGGCGGAAAGCGGCACGTCCAAGCTCGCCGCCGAAACGAAGGCTTCGGTCAGAGACCCCGCCATCCCCGACGGCACGGACTATGCGAAGACCACCGTCCGCGAAGCGCTGCGCGATGCGATGGCGGAGGAAATGCGCAAAGATCCGCGTGTCTTCGTCATGGGCGAGGAAGTCGCCGAATATCAGGGCGCCTACAAGGTCACGCAGGGGCTGCTGGAGGAATTCGGCCCGAAGCGTGTGATCGACACCCCGATCACCGAATATGGCTTTGCGGGCATCGGCACCGGCGCCGCGATGGGCGGCCTGCGCCCCGTCATTGAGTTCATGACGTTCAACTTCGCCATGCAGGCGATCGACCACATCATCAACTCGGCGGCGAAGACCAACTATATGTCGGGCGGGCAGATGCGCTGCCCCATCGTATTCCGCGGTCCCAACGGCGCGGCGAGCCGGGTCGGCGCGCAGCACAGCCAGAATTACGGTCCCTGGTATGCGTCGGTCCCCGGCCTGATCGTCATCGCGCCCTATGACGCGGCGGATGCCAAGGGGCTGCTCAAGGCGGCGATCCGGTCCGAAGATCCGGTCGTCTTCCTGGAAAATGAGCTGGTCTACGGCCGCAGCTTCGACGTGCCGCAGGTGGACGATTATGTCCTGCCCATCGGCAAGGCGCGGATCGTGCGCGAGGGCGCGGATGTGACGCTGGTGAGCTATTCCATCGGCGTCGGCGTCGCTCTGGAGGCCGCCGAAACGCTGGCGGGCGAGGGCATCGACGCGGAGGTCATCGACCTGCGCACGCTGCGCCCGCTCGACACCGATACCGTGCTGGAGAGCCTGAAAAAGACCAACCGCATCGTGGTGGTCGAGGAAGGCTGGCCGACCTGCTCCATCGCGTCGGAAATCGCGGCGGTGGTGATGGAAAAGGGCTTCGACGACCTCGACGCCCCGGTGCTGCGCGTCACCAACGAGGACGTGCCGCTGCCCTATGCCGCGAACCTTGAGAAGGCCGCGCTGATCGACGCCGCTCGCGTGGTCGAGGCGGCGAAGAAGGTCAGTTACAAATAA
- the pdhA gene encoding pyruvate dehydrogenase (acetyl-transferring) E1 component subunit alpha, whose translation MAKPTTPRPTRAKAKAAAPAAGADHNRPRPETPSDYKASKEELLEFYRQMVLIRRFEEKAGQLYGLGLIGGFCHLYIGQEAVAVGIQSALKPGKDSVITGYRDHGHMLAYGIDPKVIMAELTGREAGISRGKGGSMHMFSVEHKFYGGHGIVGAQVSLGAGLGFAHKYNDDGGVCVAYFGDGAANQGQVYESFNMAELWKLPIIFVIENNQYAMGTSVNRASSEDQLYRRGESFRIPGLQVDGMDVLAVRGATEEALKWVQDGNGPILLEMKTYRYRGHSMSDPAKYRSREEVQAMRDKSDPIEGVKKYLVGAGVGEDEIKQIDQDIRKIVAEAADFAETSPEPDMAELYTDVLVEQY comes from the coding sequence TTGGCGAAACCAACGACGCCGCGTCCGACACGCGCAAAGGCAAAGGCGGCTGCACCCGCCGCCGGCGCGGACCATAACCGGCCTCGCCCCGAAACCCCGTCCGACTACAAGGCCAGCAAAGAGGAACTGCTCGAATTCTACCGGCAGATGGTCCTCATCCGCCGGTTCGAGGAAAAGGCGGGCCAGCTCTACGGCCTCGGCCTGATCGGCGGCTTCTGCCACCTCTATATCGGTCAGGAGGCGGTTGCGGTCGGCATCCAGTCGGCTTTGAAGCCCGGCAAGGACAGCGTTATCACCGGCTATCGCGACCATGGCCACATGCTCGCCTACGGCATTGATCCCAAGGTCATCATGGCCGAACTGACCGGCCGCGAAGCGGGCATCTCGCGCGGCAAGGGCGGGTCGATGCACATGTTCAGCGTCGAACATAAATTCTACGGCGGCCACGGCATCGTCGGCGCGCAGGTCTCGCTGGGCGCGGGCCTCGGCTTCGCGCATAAATATAACGACGACGGGGGCGTGTGCGTCGCCTATTTCGGCGACGGGGCGGCCAATCAGGGTCAGGTCTATGAGAGCTTCAACATGGCCGAGCTGTGGAAGCTGCCGATCATCTTCGTGATCGAGAACAACCAATATGCCATGGGCACGAGCGTCAACCGCGCCTCGTCCGAGGATCAGCTCTATCGCCGGGGCGAAAGCTTCCGCATTCCGGGGCTTCAGGTCGATGGCATGGATGTGCTCGCCGTGCGCGGCGCGACCGAGGAAGCGCTCAAATGGGTGCAGGACGGCAACGGCCCGATCCTCCTCGAAATGAAGACCTACCGCTATCGCGGCCACTCCATGTCCGACCCGGCGAAATATCGCTCGCGCGAGGAAGTGCAGGCGATGCGCGACAAGTCGGACCCGATTGAGGGCGTGAAGAAATATCTCGTCGGCGCGGGCGTCGGCGAGGACGAGATCAAGCAGATCGACCAGGACATCCGCAAAATCGTCGCCGAAGCGGCGGACTTCGCCGAAACTTCGCCCGAGCCGGATATGGCCGAACTCTATACCGACGTACTGGTGGAGCAATATTGA
- a CDS encoding FtsB family cell division protein, with protein sequence MAHIAKLRLLLFSAFGPAIAILLLLFFAGYVVLGSNGVLAWGDYSRQLQTAKVELRKTQESRAELKNRVEALDPRRVDPDLADELIRRQLGVVHHDEVVVPLN encoded by the coding sequence ATGGCGCATATCGCGAAACTTCGGCTTCTTCTTTTCTCGGCCTTCGGTCCGGCGATCGCCATCCTCCTCCTTCTTTTCTTCGCAGGCTATGTCGTGCTGGGGTCGAACGGCGTCCTTGCATGGGGCGACTATAGCCGGCAGCTCCAGACAGCGAAGGTCGAGCTTCGCAAGACACAGGAATCACGCGCGGAGCTGAAGAACAGGGTCGAGGCGCTCGATCCCCGCCGGGTTGACCCGGACCTTGCCGACGAACTGATTCGCCGCCAACTGGGCGTCGTCCATCACGACGAAGTGGTCGTGCCGCTGAACTGA
- the eno gene encoding phosphopyruvate hydratase, producing MTAILDIHARQILDSRGNPTVEVDVMLEDGSFGRAAVPSGASTGAYEAVEKRDGDKSKYLGKGVLQAVAAVNDEIAEQIIGLDAEDQAEVDAAMIGLDGTENKSRLGANAILGVSLAVAKAAADARGLPLYRYVGGVSAHVLPVPMMNIINGGEHADNPIDFQEFMVMPVGAESIADAVRIGSEIFHTLKKGLHDKGLATSVGDEGGFAPNIASTRDALDFILASIEKAGYKPGDDVVLALDCAATEFFRNGKYEISGEGLSLSPVEMADYLAALCADYPIKSIEDGMSEDDFEGWKALTDKIGNKVQLVGDDLFVTNPARLAMGIGKGLANSLLVKVNQIGTLTETLAAVDLAHRSRYTAVMSHRSGETEDATIADLAVATNCGQIKTGSLARSDRLAKYNQLIRIEEELGDIAVYAGRSIFR from the coding sequence ATGACCGCCATTCTCGATATTCACGCCCGCCAGATTCTCGACAGCCGGGGCAATCCCACGGTCGAGGTCGACGTCATGCTGGAGGATGGCAGTTTCGGCCGCGCCGCCGTGCCTTCGGGCGCATCCACCGGCGCATATGAAGCGGTGGAGAAGCGCGACGGGGACAAGAGCAAATATCTGGGCAAGGGCGTGCTGCAGGCCGTTGCCGCCGTGAATGACGAGATTGCCGAACAGATCATCGGCCTCGACGCTGAGGATCAGGCGGAAGTCGATGCGGCGATGATCGGACTCGACGGCACGGAGAACAAGTCGCGTCTGGGCGCCAACGCCATCCTGGGCGTCTCGCTCGCCGTGGCGAAGGCCGCCGCCGATGCGCGCGGCCTGCCGCTCTACCGCTATGTCGGCGGCGTGTCCGCGCATGTGCTGCCGGTGCCGATGATGAACATCATCAATGGCGGCGAACATGCCGACAACCCCATCGACTTTCAGGAATTCATGGTCATGCCGGTCGGCGCGGAAAGCATCGCCGACGCGGTGCGGATCGGGTCCGAAATCTTCCACACGCTGAAGAAAGGCCTGCACGACAAGGGGCTGGCCACCTCGGTCGGCGACGAAGGCGGTTTTGCGCCCAACATCGCCTCCACCCGCGACGCGCTCGACTTCATCCTCGCGAGCATCGAGAAGGCGGGATACAAGCCCGGCGACGATGTCGTGCTGGCGCTGGACTGCGCGGCGACCGAGTTCTTCAGGAACGGCAAATATGAGATTTCGGGCGAGGGTCTGTCGCTCTCCCCGGTCGAAATGGCCGATTATCTCGCTGCGCTGTGCGCCGACTATCCGATCAAGTCGATCGAGGACGGCATGAGCGAGGATGATTTCGAAGGCTGGAAGGCGCTGACCGACAAGATCGGGAACAAGGTGCAGCTCGTGGGCGACGACCTGTTCGTCACCAACCCCGCCCGCCTCGCCATGGGCATCGGCAAGGGGCTGGCCAACTCGCTGCTGGTGAAGGTCAACCAGATCGGCACGCTGACCGAAACGCTGGCCGCCGTCGATCTGGCGCACCGTTCGCGCTACACCGCCGTCATGTCGCACCGCTCGGGCGAGACCGAGGACGCGACCATCGCCGACCTCGCCGTCGCGACCAATTGCGGGCAGATCAAGACCGGCTCGCTCGCGCGGTCCGACCGGCTCGCCAAATATAACCAGCTCATCCGCATCGAGGAAGAACTGGGCGACATCGCCGTTTATGCGGGACGCTCGATTTTCCGCTGA
- a CDS encoding phage holin family protein, whose product MTDEPAEPAVTPHASGDAPDAADDSVRATFARLIEDGRAYASAEAEKQKLRAGIVAVGVRNAAILGVIALILVFAAIVALLIGLIFALAQVIAPIWATLIVVGGALVVVMLLLLLAKGCISRMMKAITP is encoded by the coding sequence GTGACAGATGAGCCAGCCGAACCGGCGGTGACGCCGCATGCGAGCGGCGATGCTCCCGACGCGGCCGATGACAGCGTGCGCGCGACGTTTGCGCGACTGATCGAGGATGGCCGCGCCTATGCGTCGGCGGAGGCGGAAAAGCAGAAGCTGCGCGCCGGCATCGTGGCGGTAGGGGTGCGCAATGCCGCCATTCTGGGTGTCATTGCGCTGATCCTCGTTTTCGCGGCCATCGTGGCGTTATTGATCGGCCTGATATTCGCGCTGGCGCAGGTCATCGCGCCAATCTGGGCGACGCTCATCGTGGTGGGCGGCGCGCTGGTCGTGGTCATGCTGCTGCTCCTGCTGGCAAAAGGCTGCATCAGCCGGATGATGAAGGCGATTACGCCATGA
- a CDS encoding DUF883 family protein, with product MADIRAQVTRVREAANDAAATTAERIRDGAGKARDGASDLIATGRDRASEAYGDARDRTQRVATRANEIVQEHPIAAVAGAVAVGAVVAWMFPKSRRAMKALPGLASTAGARILEAAVAARTVAADQAETVKHGAAKVLDRAGDTAGDLVATAKDAAAVARDRAAAAKDSVAASDLSTKASRLADDVASAVVAKVEALADTIKARLPKQ from the coding sequence ATGGCTGACATCCGCGCTCAAGTGACCCGCGTCCGCGAAGCCGCGAACGACGCGGCGGCGACCACCGCCGAACGCATCAGGGACGGCGCAGGCAAGGCGCGCGACGGCGCAAGCGACCTGATCGCCACTGGCCGTGACAGGGCGAGCGAAGCCTATGGCGACGCGCGCGACCGCACCCAGCGGGTCGCCACCCGCGCGAACGAGATCGTGCAGGAACATCCCATCGCGGCTGTGGCCGGGGCCGTCGCCGTGGGCGCGGTCGTCGCATGGATGTTTCCCAAGAGCCGCCGCGCGATGAAGGCGCTGCCCGGCCTCGCCTCGACCGCAGGCGCCCGCATCCTCGAGGCCGCCGTCGCCGCGCGAACCGTCGCTGCCGATCAGGCCGAAACGGTGAAGCATGGCGCTGCGAAGGTGCTTGACCGCGCCGGTGACACGGCGGGCGATCTCGTCGCGACCGCAAAGGACGCCGCCGCCGTGGCGCGCGACCGGGCAGCTGCTGCGAAAGACAGCGTCGCCGCGTCGGACCTGTCCACCAAGGCGTCGCGCCTTGCCGACGATGTCGCTTCGGCGGTCGTGGCGAAGGTGGAGGCGCTGGCCGACACGATCAAGGCCCGCCTGCCCAAGCAATGA
- a CDS encoding DUF4170 domain-containing protein, translating to MSKMHLVMGGRVTNPQTLEFQDLSAVDLVGVFPDYASAEKAWRSAAQRTVDDAEMRYVIVHLHRLLEPELPAA from the coding sequence ATGAGCAAGATGCATCTTGTCATGGGTGGTCGCGTTACCAATCCGCAGACACTGGAGTTTCAGGATCTGAGCGCCGTCGATCTCGTCGGCGTGTTCCCTGACTATGCGTCGGCGGAAAAGGCGTGGCGGTCAGCGGCGCAGCGCACGGTCGACGATGCGGAGATGCGCTATGTAATCGTCCATCTGCACCGGCTGCTGGAACCCGAACTCCCCGCCGCCTGA
- a CDS encoding rhomboid family intramembrane serine protease codes for MTLPAGRATNALAVVCVLIFLLLFLTDRVNDAAVMGGFIPARVNSPDLLAGMAAVPWWLTPLTCTLIHAGWLHIGFNMLMLVFCGRQVEHVLGWKGTLVLYGVGAYAACLAQWAIGPSSTDPMVGASGAISAIIATYALLYSQQQVRRIGPLSANLVRMLWLAAAWITLQVMIGVAGGAGLADIGRIAVAAHIGGFLAGLALTRPLLLWRFRRKPHSVQ; via the coding sequence GTGACCCTTCCCGCCGGCCGCGCCACCAACGCTCTGGCGGTGGTCTGCGTCCTGATATTCCTGCTGCTGTTCCTGACGGACCGGGTGAATGACGCCGCCGTCATGGGCGGCTTCATACCCGCTCGGGTGAACTCGCCCGATCTGCTGGCGGGCATGGCGGCGGTGCCATGGTGGCTGACGCCGCTGACCTGCACGCTGATCCATGCGGGCTGGCTCCATATCGGCTTTAACATGCTGATGCTCGTCTTCTGCGGGCGGCAGGTCGAACATGTGCTGGGGTGGAAGGGGACGCTGGTCCTCTATGGCGTGGGCGCTTATGCCGCATGTCTCGCGCAATGGGCGATCGGCCCGTCGTCGACCGACCCCATGGTCGGCGCGAGCGGCGCGATCTCGGCGATCATCGCCACCTATGCACTGCTCTACAGCCAGCAGCAGGTCCGCCGCATCGGGCCGCTTTCCGCCAATCTGGTGCGGATGCTCTGGCTGGCGGCGGCGTGGATCACGCTTCAGGTGATGATCGGCGTCGCGGGCGGCGCCGGGCTGGCGGACATAGGCCGCATCGCGGTCGCGGCGCATATCGGCGGCTTCCTGGCGGGGCTGGCGCTGACCCGGCCTCTGCTGCTCTGGCGCTTCCGCCGCAAGCCGCATTCGGTGCAATGA
- the greA gene encoding transcription elongation factor GreA, whose product MATVEKMPMLQMGYDKLNAQLRELKAERPQIVDAIEEARAHGDLSENAEYHAAKERQGQVEATIVDLEDKLSRAQVIDPTTLSGDRIVFGATVTLLDEDDKPIRYQIVGQAEADAKAGMISYNSPLGRALIGREVGDEVEVSVPSGDKFYLVDKIEFI is encoded by the coding sequence ATGGCGACCGTCGAGAAGATGCCGATGCTGCAGATGGGCTATGACAAGCTCAATGCGCAGCTCCGCGAGCTGAAGGCCGAACGGCCGCAGATCGTGGACGCCATCGAAGAAGCGCGCGCCCACGGCGATCTTTCGGAAAATGCAGAATATCACGCTGCCAAGGAACGGCAGGGCCAGGTCGAGGCGACCATCGTCGATCTGGAGGACAAGCTGTCCCGCGCTCAGGTGATCGACCCGACGACCCTGTCGGGCGACCGGATCGTGTTCGGCGCGACGGTCACGCTGCTGGACGAGGACGACAAGCCGATCCGTTATCAGATCGTGGGTCAGGCCGAGGCCGACGCCAAGGCGGGCATGATCAGCTATAACAGCCCGCTGGGGCGCGCGCTGATCGGGCGCGAGGTCGGCGATGAGGTCGAGGTGTCGGTTCCTTCGGGCGACAAATTCTACCTTGTCGACAAGATCGAGTTCATCTGA